The Heyndrickxia acidicola sequence GCTCCGATGATTTCCCTCTTTTCTAAGCAAGAGACTCCGTATCTGCATCAAAGACTATTAGGTTCATTCCAACAATGAGCTTGAACATCGCCAAAAGAATAAAAAAACTGGAAATCATCCAGCATTCCAGTTTTCTTTACCCTATTTTTTTCGTTAATAACCATATCTTTAAAATCTTAGTGCAACTTCTTCTTTACCTGTGCTTGTCGAATTTTATCAGGCGTTACGTCTTCTCCATTCGGATCTATAATCTTCACATTCTCAATTGTATTTCTCATAGAAGAACGAAAAGTCTCTAGGTATTCTTTTCTTAATTTGGATTGTTCTTTAGCTTCTTCCTGAGTCAATCCTTCAGATTTTGCTTTTCGGGACAATTCGCTGATTCTTGATAATTTTTCCTTAGATAGCATACTCACTTCCCCCTTCAACATATAAACACGTAAACGGAAATGTTTTGAATATCGTAATGTTACTAGAAAAAGGAATAGATCGCAAGAAAAAGCCTCTCATGGTTATAGCGTATCATCATTCTTCCTGGAGTCTATAAATTCTTGATATCTCCTGTGAACAGTTGCTTTTGACACATTGTAACCAAAGCCTCTTAAAGTAGCTGCTATATCGTTAAATGTTAATCCGTTCATCCTAAGCCGGACAATTTCCTGAACAGGGAGATCTTTTCTATCTCTTCCGTTTTCATTGCCTCGGCCCTTAAGGTTTTTTTCAGGCTTATATCCGTTTTCAACCGCTCTTTTCATTCCACGCTTTATTTTAATATTGTGCAGTTTTCTTTGATATTCTTCTACCATGCTGACAATCTGCAGCACCATTGAATCAGAATCTGAAAGCTCCAATTCACCGTTTTGCGCTAAACTGTATACCTTAATTCCTTCTTTATATAAAACATGCAGCAATGCCATTTTTGCATTGCCTCTCCCTATTCTGGTTTCGTCCTGAATTAGTACAGCTTGTACATTATCTTCTTTAATATAATCAAGCATTTCAAGGATGCCTTGTCTTT is a genomic window containing:
- a CDS encoding DUF896 domain-containing protein, whose translation is MLSKEKLSRISELSRKAKSEGLTQEEAKEQSKLRKEYLETFRSSMRNTIENVKIIDPNGEDVTPDKIRQAQVKKKLH
- a CDS encoding YneB family resolvase-like protein gives rise to the protein MNSIIYCRVSTTKNTQETSLERQHEELVAAAGKWGFTVVKVIKDQASGYDLERQGILEMLDYIKEDNVQAVLIQDETRIGRGNAKMALLHVLYKEGIKVYSLAQNGELELSDSDSMVLQIVSMVEEYQRKLHNIKIKRGMKRAVENGYKPEKNLKGRGNENGRDRKDLPVQEIVRLRMNGLTFNDIAATLRGFGYNVSKATVHRRYQEFIDSRKNDDTL